GCCAAATGTCTCGGACGCGGGGATCCCGTCCTCCGACACGGCGACGCTTTCCCGCACCTTCCCGTTCGTGGTTCTTGCAGCCATGGTCATGAAACTCCCTGTTGATCTCGATGCCTTGCAGGCGCGGGAAAACCGAGGCCTCATGCCTGCGCTCGATAAACGCAGCGGCGACCTCGGGGATCGAAATGAACACAGGGAGCGGCGCGAACTGCGCCAAAGAAGAAAACGGTTGTGCGCGCCGTCACCCACCAACCACTCTCTTGGAGCGGTGATGCGACGAAGCGGATTTCCGAAGCACCCATCGGCCGGCTTTGCCGGCCCTCCCTGCATGGACACGAATCCTGTAACGAGCGTATTCAGATGTGTGGTGCATTCATAGGCGACGGAAGCCTCTCAGTGCAGCCAGATTGACCACTAGCGCAAGTACGCTTGTTGCTCGGCATGGAATGGTTATCAACAGCGCTTGTCGCAATCAAGTACGCACGTTTAGTCATGGACGATGCGCTACTGGGCAGGCATTTCCTTGGAGCGGACTGCATGCATGGCTAGTCTGCTTATTTGCCGTTTTCTTCGAGAAGGTATTGCACAGTGAAACAACCCATCCTTGTTTACAAAGGCCACGAGATTGCACTGTCCATCATTCGCGCCGCACTGCGAGTCATCTTCCAGTCAATGCAGAGCGGTTCCGTGCGTTTGTACCTTTGCCACCTTGTTTTTGTTGAATAGCCTTTGTGTCTTCTTTTTAATAGTTAGAGCTACCGCTCCGATAGAAATCGTGAACAAGCCAGTGAGAGTAGAGGAGCAATGACGACACCAGCTGAATGCCCTTTGTCGGTCGCGCTCCTGGGCACAACGAACGAACGCATCAATGCCCTGCACGACGAACTGGTAGCGCTGGGATATCAACCCATCCTTTTCACCAACGCTGCCGATTTCCTGATTGCGTTCTGCATGGGGCAGCGATTCAACCTGCTACTCCTTACGCTGCATGATCCGTCGCAGTACAAGGGGCTTCCCGAGGTATGCAGGAAATTCCGCATACCTACGCTCCTGGTCGTGGAAGAAGCGCAGTGGAAGCTCCTCTCGTCCCAGACCCTGGAAGCCTCCTGGGACGACATCATGGATTTCGCCGTCCTGCAGACGAGGGTCCAGGAACTGGAGTGGCGCATCCAGGCGCTCCTGAAAAAGCAGGATGCTCCGGGCCAGATAGGCTGGCTGGAGGGCGAGATGACCTGGGAGGACTACAAGTTCTGCCCTGAATCCATTTCGGTCGAGTTCCGCGGCCGCAAAATCCATCTCACGCAGCTCGAGTGGACTTTTGCGCTGGAACTGTTTCGCAACATTGGCCGAGTGTTGCCCCGCGAGTGGCTGCTGACGAGGGTCTGGAAAAGCAAGCCAAGGCTCGGCACGCGAACCGTGGATGTCTGCGCGACCAAAGTGCGAAAGAAGCTGGACTTGCGTGAAGAGAACGGATTCGTGCTGCGCGGCATCTACCGGCAGGGCTACCAGCTCGCCCACATATCGGGCGAGGCAAGGACCGCGAAAATCGCTCGGTGAGGATCGGGCTATCCTACGGCCGCCGCGCGTGCGGCACCCTTCGTTCCGCCGTGCTCGCCGAGGGACGCCGGTCCGACCACCTTTTCGCAAAGAGAAAGAGTCCGCTCATGTTCCGTACCCTGCTCAAGTCCAAGATCCACCGCGTTGCCGTCACCGACTGCGAACTGCACTACGAAGGCTCCTGCGCCATCGACGAAGACCTGCTCGACGCCGCCAACCTGGCCGAGAACGAGCAGGTCCACATCTGGAACATCAACAACGGCGAGCGCTTCGTCACCTACGCGATCCGCGGCGAGCGCGGCACCGGCATCATCTCGGTCAACGGTTCGGCCGCACGCCGGGCCTCGGTAGGCGACCTGATCATCATCGCGGCGTTCGGCCTGGTGCCCGAGGACCAGGTGGCGGGCTACAAGCCCAAGCTGGTTTTCGTGGACGGGGCCAACCGCATCAAGGAAGAGCGCGCGCACATTCCGGTGCAGGCGGCTTCGGGCGAGACCGCCATGGTCTGAGCGGGGTGCGGCGTTAGCGACCTCCTCGAACCAGGACCAAGGGCAATCCGGCAAGAACCCTGAGGGCATTGCTTGCCCCGCCACAACACGCTGAATAGACTACGCAGCATGTCGACTCCCCTCGTCCTCGCCCGCACCGGCGCGGCGCTGCTTGCCGCAGCGGCGTGTGCGCGTGCACGCGCGACCTTGAAGGCGGGCCGCAGGCCACCGCCCGCACATTTCTAGGCCCGGCGGTCGCTTCCTTTCTTCCTTTCTTTTCAGCGCAACCATCCACCGCCGGGCACAAGTTCCGCGCGTCCGCGGCCACCGTCGTTGATCGACGGGTCCGCACGAATGGAGTGCGTCAATGCATGCAACGATCCACGGCGAGCGCACGCTCACCGAACTTGATTTCGCCCGCCTGAACAAGCTGCCCAGGCTCAACCTGCCGCCCAGCCTTGCGGATCTTCTGGACTGTGCCGAGGTGACCAGCTCGAGGGCCGTGCCCGGCAACATCGTGACGATGTGCTCGCGCGTCGAGATCGTCGACACGCACACGCGTCGGCGGCAGACGCTGACCATCAGCTATCCCGAAGAGGCCAGGCCCGCGGCCGGCCTCATCTCGGTGCTGTCGCCGGTGGGAACCGGCCTGCTCGGCCTGAAGGTGGGAGACACCGCCAGGTGGCAAGCCCCGAACGGAGAGGCATGCGCCGCGGAAGTCGCGGCGATCCTCTTTCAGCCCGAGGCGACCGGCGACTACACCACGTAGGCGGGCCGTCGAGCGCCGGCGTCCATGCCTGAATCGATCCCGGCTCAGGAGGACGGGCGGGACAGCGTTGCCAGCTTCTTCTTCGCGCTTTGCAGGAGGCCGACCCGCTCGACGGGCGGTTGGGCCTTGGTGTCTCCGAGCGCGATGATCTCGAGCGCGCCAGCCGCTGCCAGCTTGGACGCGAGCGGGTCGCGCACCGCCAGGCTGTTGAACCTGTGGTTCGATATGACGTGCACCTTCAGGTGACGGTGGATGGTCTTCGACAGCTTCTGGCAGGCGGCTGCCATGGCGGCTTCATCGGGTATCGACTGGCCGTGCACGACCAGGAGCTCCACGGTGCCGTCCTTGTCCTCTCCCAGCAGGAAGGCACGCAGGACCGAATCCTTGAACTTGCTGCGCAGCATCGAGCGCAGCGGTTCGGCGGCGGCGAACGACTTCAGCGCGATGCTGCGCAGTTCATCGTGGAAGACGAACGAGCGGTCGAGCGTGAGAATGTCGGACCCGTCCGCCTTCGGCTTCTGCCTCTTCAGGATGCCGCTGCCGACAAGGTGTTCCAGGGTGCGCGCCGCATCGGCGGGATCGAGCTTCGAACGCCGGGCGAGCTCGTCCGGCGCAAACGGTTGGTCGGGCGCCGCGTAGACGAGCTTCAAGAGCTTCTGCACCTCGGGGGAGAAAAGGAAATCTGCGGCACTCATCTTTTTCTGGATCCGGACAAAGGATCGCATTATCGGGATGAATATCGTCGGCCATGGCGGTCTAGAAGAGCCCGCGTTGCGAAGTCGTCAAGGCCATGAAGCTTTCTCCCATGGGCTGAAGAATGGCGTCGGCAATCGGCTGGAGCTGCCGGGTGAGGTAGTGTTCGTAGTCGATGCGCGAGTGGCGGGTTTCCAGCGGCTCCGGCCCGTTTCGGGTCATGACGTATTCGATCCAGCCGCCCGTCTGGTATTGCATGGGCCGGCCGATCCGGGCATTGTGTTCGTCCGCGATGCGCGCGGCCCGGACCTGCGGCGGCACGTTGACCAGGTAGGCGTCGAGCCGATGGCGCAGACGCTTGCGGTAGATGAGCAGGTCGTCCTTGGCGCCGGCCAGCGTCGACCGCGCATAGTCGGTGACGAACGCCTTGTAGGGCTCGCCCTGGAAGATGCGTGACAGCAGGCCCTGCTGGAACTGCCGCGCGAGCGGGGTCCAGTCGCTGCGCGCCATCTCGAGGCCGCGGTACACCATCTCCTCCTGGCCCGCGGCATCCACACTGAGGCCTGCGTAGCGCTTCTTGCTGCCGATCTCCGAGCCGCGGATGGTGGGCATGAAGAACTTCTTGTAGTGGGTGTCGACCTCGATTTCGAGAAAGCTCTCCAGGCCCTGTTCCTCGCGCAGCGTGCGCGTCCACCAGCCGTTGATGTCGGCCGCCAGGCTGGCCGCGACGGCGTGCGCCTCCTCGTTGGTGTGGGCGCGCCTGAGCCAGACGAAGATGGAGTCGGTGTCGCCATAGATGGCTTCGTAGCCCCGCTGCTCCACGAATTCGCGCGTGAGCTTCATCATCTCGTGCCCGCGAAGCGTGACGGCGGACACCAGCTTGGGGTTGAAGAACCGGCACTCGGACGCACCCAGCACGCCGGCGAAGGAGTTCATGAGCAGCTTCAGCGCCTGCGACAGCGGCTCGTTCTTCGCCCGCTTGGCCTCGTCCCGGGCGCGCCAGAGGGTGGTCACGATCGCGGGCAGGCAGTGCCTGTCGCGCGAGAAGACGGTGCCCTGCGGGCCCTTGACGAGCCCGGCCGGCTCGCCGGCGTTCGAGCCCTCGACGAGGCCCACCGGATCGACCAGGAAGGTCCGGATGATCGAAGGGTAGAGGCTCTTGTAGTCCAGCACCACGACGGAGTCGTAGAACCCCGGCTTCGAGTCCATCACGTAGCCGCCGGGATAGGCCTTGCTCGCAATCTCGCCCACGTTCGGCGCCACGTAGCCCAGCCGATGCATCCGCGGCAGGTAGTGGTGGCTGAACGCGGCAATGGAGCCGCCGAAGTGGTCGGCCTGCAGGCCGGTGGTCTGGGCCCGCTCCATCATGAACTGCAGCAGCTTCGCCTTGTCGAAGATGCGCAGGACCAGCTCGCAGTCGCGGATGTTGTAGCGCGCGAGCGCGGGCTTGTCTTCCTGGTAGCGCCGCTCGATCTCGGCCATCTTGTCGTACGCGTCGCCGATGGACTTGCCTTCACCGAGCAGCGCTTGCGAGACGGTCTCGAGGCTGAAGGACGGGAAGCTCCACACCGCGGCCTTGAGTGCGTCGATGCCGTCGATGACGACCCGGCCCGGTGTCGGCGCGAACAGGTAGCCCTGCTTGCCCGGATGGGTGCGCCACTCGATGGGGCGGCGCTCCCGCCCGAGCAGGAGCTGCACGCCGCAGTCGTCGGCGGTCTTCTGCAGCACCCGCAGGTCGAACTGGATGACGTTCCAGCCGATGATGACGTCGGGGTCGTTGCGCTCGAACCAATCGTTGAGCTGATCGAGCATGGCTTTGCGGGACGGGCAGTAGACGAGCGAAAAATCCATGGGCCCGCCCGGCTCCGGCGGCGGTTCGCCCAGCATGAAGACGACACGCTCCGGCGTGCCGTCCAGCGCAATGGAATAGAGCGCTTCGTGCTGGCTCGTCTCGATGTCCAGCGACACGACCTTCAACACGGGGCGGTATTCGGGCGCGGGCCTGAGCTTGCAGTCGACGATGGTGGCGTGCGCTGCCCGCCCTCCTTCCACCCGCACGCCGGCGGTGATGAAGCGTTCCATCAGGTAGCGGTCGTGCGGGCGCACGTCGGCTTCGAGCAGGGGAATGCCCTGGGCCTGGAGGGTGCGTGCCAACCGGCCGAGCTGGCGGAAGTGCGTCGCATAGACACCGAGCACCGTTTCCTGCTGGAAGGTCTTGAGCGCGAGCTCGCGCAGCTGCACGCCCGGCATGGCCGCGAGGTGGGCCTGGACCGCCGCCCTGTGCCGGGTGGCGACGAACGCGACGCTGCGCCGTGAGGTCAGGACCACCTTCCTCGGTCCCGCATCGGTGGCCAGCCAGTACTCGATCTCCGTGCCGGCGGGCGCGTCACGCCAGTGGCGCGTGAGGATGAAGCCCTGGAGTTCGGTGAATGTCACGAGAGAGCTTGAAGGTTCGGGCAAGGCGGGAGGACGGACTGGGGCACAGGCGATTTTCGCCCGGCAGTGGGACGGGTTTGGCAGAATCCCGGCAACTTCACTTCCTCCACGAACATGCTGCGCTTCGTCCTCATGACTGCGTTGGGCCTCGCCACCGTGGATGGAGCGGCCGCTCAATCGGCGGAGCCGCGGCCGGCCGAAGCCGCTGCAGAAGCAGTGCCGGTGACCACGTATGCGCGCTTCGTCTCCGCCAGCCAGGAGGCCGACGGCAAGCTGTATGTCCGGCTGAAGCTGCTACCAAGGGCCAAGCTTCCTTTCACGGTCCAGAGATTCAGGGTGAGGGACCGGACGCTGTTGGCTGGCGTTGCGGAGGGTTCATGGGTGAGGTTCACCGCAAGGTACATCGACGGCGAGAACACGTTGACGTCCATCCGCATCACCGCCGAATGCAAGCGCTTCCAGGAATGCGGCTGAGGCTTCAGCCGGCCGGGGAGTGCATCATTGCGGGCACAATCCCGCGCACGAAGGAAAACCCATGCCCTCCTCCACCGACTACGAATCGCTGTTCGAGTTTGCGCCGATGTCGCTCTGGCTCGAGGACTACAGCGGGCTGCGCCAGCTGTTCGACGCCTGGCGCAGCGCCGGCGTCGTGGATCTGGTGGCCCACCTGAATGCCGAACCGCAGCGCGTGCGCGATTGCATGGCGCAGCTGAAGGTGCTGAGCGTCAACCAGAGCACGCTCACTCTCTTCGGTGCCCAGAGCCAGGCCGAGCTGCTGTCCCGGCTCGACAGCATCTTCCGTGACGACATGACCGCTCCCGTGATCCACGAGCTGGACCAGCTCTGGCGCGGCAATCTCGGCTTCGGCAACCAGACGGTCAACTATGCGCTGGACGGCCGCCGGCTCGACGTGCATGTGCGCGTGCAGGTGCTGCCCGGACACGAGGCGACGTGGGACCGCGTGCTGGTGTCGCTGGACGACATCACCGAGCGCGTGCAGGCCGAGCGGCTGCGCCTGGAGAGCGAGCGCTATGCGCGCGAGCTGTTCGAACGTTCGCCGGTGTCGTTGTGGGTGGAGGACTTCAGCGCGGTCAAGATCCTGCTCGATGACGTGCGCAGGCGCGGCATCAGCGACTTCACGACCTTCATCAAGGTGCACCCGGAGTTCATCACGCGCTGCATGCGCGAGATCCGCGTGATCGACGTCAACCGGGAGACCCTGCGCATGTTCGGCGCGGCCGACAAGGACGAGCTGCTGGAGAACATCTCGGACATCTTCCGCGACGAGATGCACGACTCCTTCGCCGAGCAGCTGCAGGACCTCTGGAACGGCAAGATGCTGCAGCAGCGGGAGGTCATCAACTACGCGCTGACGGGCGACCTGCTCAACATCCACATGCAGTTCGCCGTGCTCGAGGACCGGCTCGCCACCTGGGACCTCGTGCTGGTGTCGCTGATCGACATCACGGCCAGGAAGAAGGCCGAGGCCTACCTCGAATACCTGGGCAAGCACGACGTGCTGACGCAGCTGCGCAACCGCGCCTTCTTCTCGGAAGAGCTGAACCGGCTGTCGCGCAAGGGGCCGTGGCCGGTGTCGGTGCTGGTGATCGACATGAACGGCCTGAAGCCCGTCAACGACGAGGAAGGACACGCCGCCGGCGACGCGCTGCTGCGGCGCGTGGGCGAGGTGCTGAGCAAGGCGGTCGACGAGCCCGGCTGGCCCGCGCGCATCGGCGGCGACGAATTCGCGGTCGTGCTGCCGAAGACGGACGAGCGCGGGGCGGAGGCGATCCGCGACCGCATTGCCTCCATGCTCGATCTGAACAACCAGTTCTATGCGGGCCAGAGCGGCCGCTTGCTGAGCCTCGCGGTCGGCGTGGCGACCTGCGAGGCCGGCGACCTGCTCGATGCGGCGCTGCAGCGCGCAGACCGCGCGATGTACGAGGAAAAGGCGCGCCACTACCGCGACAGCGGGGCCGAGCGCCGGCGCGACTAGGGCGCGTCGCCGGCGATGCCGGTTTTCACTCCGCGTCGAGCCGGTCCCGCCGCATGGCGCGCCAGAGCGCGAGGTCGTAGCAGATCTTGAGCAGCCCGCAGGCGACGAGCGGCAGCGAGATCCATCCGGCCGCGAACAGCGCGCCGCTGAGCGTCGGGCTGATGGCCGCGGCCAGGCTGCGCGGCACGGCGGTGAAGCTCGCCGCGGCGCTGCGTTCGGGCGGCGTCACGACCGCCATCACGTAGGCCGTGCGCGTGGGCACGTCCATCGACGACAGCGCACTGCGCACCATCAGCAGGCCGAGCGCGATCGGCAGGCTCGGCGCCAGCGCGGCCAGCACCAGGCAGACATTGGCGGGCAGGTGCGTGAAGACCATGGTGTTGAGCAGGCCGATGCGCCGGGCCACCACGGGGGCGGCAAGCTGCGACGCAGCGCCGAGCAGGCCGGTCCAGAAGAAGAACACGCCGGCCTGGGTCAGCGAGAAGCCGAAGCGCTCCAGCAGCCACAGCGACATCAGCGCATTGACCATCAGTCCGCCGGCAAAGGCATCGACGCTGAAGAGCGCCGCCAGCCGCACCACCACGCGGCGCGACGGCCCGAGGGGTGCCGGTGCCACGGGTGCGCTGCCCGCCTCGTGGACGCCGGCGTGGTCGGGCAGCTTGCGGTAGAGCCAGAAGACGGCGAGCCCGATCGCGGCGTAGACCGCGAACATGCCGCGCAGCGCGTCGGGCCGCGCGAAGTGGCTGTGCCGAACCAGCCAGTCCGGCACGGCGGCCGCGAGCGCACCCATGGCCGCACACAAGGCACCCAGCAGGCTGTAGCGCGCGAACAGCGCGGTGCGGGCATGGCCTTGCGCCGCCGCCGCAAGGCGCGCGTGCTCGAGCGGAAGGAACACGCTGACGTCGCCGGAACTCGGATTGAGCGTGCCGACCAGCGCGACCACCAGCAGCGGCCAGAACGAGGACAGGCCCGCAAAGCCCAGCCCGGTGGCGGCCATCAGCAAGGCAGCGCCGCGCAGCAGCCGCCCGCCCGCGAAGCGGTAGCCCCAGGCGCCCACCGCGAGCGTGGCAAGGGCCGAGCCCAGCATGGTCGCCGTGCTGACGATGCCGACTTCCAGCGTGCCCAGGCCGATCGACAGCAGGTAGGCCGGCAGCAGCACCGCCATGTAGCCGTCGCCGAAGGCGCGCAGCCCCCGCGCGGCGAGCAAGGGCAGTGCATCGGCGCTGACGCCTGCGGGCAGCAGGCGCGCAAGTCCGGTGCGCGGCGAAGGCGATGGCGCCGCGCTCATGGGCGGGGCTCCATGGCGTGTGCGGGGGGTGTATCAGGCAGGGCGGTGTCCACGGATGGCTCCATCACGGGTTGCCAGCGCTTGGACGGGACACCGTCTGGTTGTGCAGGCCGGGAGGCTGTTTTCCCGGCAAGGGCATGCTAGCAGAGACCCCATCGCGGTACGTAGTTCCCCTCAGCTTCTCGTCAGATTGCGATCAGCTCGGCGCAAGACCATGTGACCGTCCGGAGTTCCATCCGGATGGAGACAAGCCCGGGCGGAGTCCACCTGCGCCGGTTGCGTTCGACAACCCTCAATACATCGGGAACGTATGAGAAACAGAAATCTTGTCAGGGGACTCTTCCTCATGGCAATCGCGCTGGCCTTCGGCCTCACGGCGCTTCGCTACCCCATCGGAGACCTGAGCCGCGCCGGCGCGGGTCTTTTCCCCGCCATGGTGAGCGGCCTGCTGCTGCTGATCGGCGTGTCGACCGTCGTGCGCTCGTTCTTGGTGGAGCCGGTGAAGCTGGACCTGCACTTCAAGAACATCGCGCTCATCCTCACGAGCCTGTGCGGCTTCGCGCTGATCTCGATGTACCTGAACATGATCGCGGGCATCGTCTTCATGGTGTTCTGCTCGGCCTTTGCCGGCAGCTCGAACTCCTGGGTGCGCAACCTCAAGATCTCGGCCGGACTGATCGCCATGGCGCTGGCGCTTCAGAAGCTCCTCGGCCTCAACCTGCCGCTGTTCTGAGGAGACGACGATGGAAGTCCTGAACAACCTGGCGTTCGGCTTTTCGCACGCCCTGACCTGGCACAACCTGATGTACTGCGCCATCGGCTGCACGGTGGGAACACTGGTCGGCCTGCTGCCCGGCCTGGGGCCGCTGGCCACCATCAGCCTGCTGCTGCCGCTGACCTATTCCATTCCCACCACCGGTGCGCTGATCATGCTGGCGGGCATCTACTACGGTGCGCAGTACGGCGACAGCGTGAGCGCGATCACGATGAAGATCCCGCATGCGAGCAGCATCGTGGCCTGCATCGACGGCTACGCGATGACGCTCAAGGGCAAGACCGGCCTGGCGCTGTTCACGGCCGGCTTCTCCAGCTTCATCGGCGGCACGGTCTCGATCCTGGTGCTGTCGTTCCTTGCGCCCGTGCTGGGCGAGGTCGCCTTCCTGTTCGGCCCGGCGGACTACGTCGCGATGATGCTGGTGGGCTTCGTGTGCGTGAGCTTCGTCACCACCGGCAGCCTGCTGAACGGCCTGGCGATGTGCATGATCGGCGTGCTGCTCGGCACCATCGGCACCGACGTGAACAGCGGCATGGCGCGCTTCACCATGGACATGCCCTTCCTGACCGACGGCGTGGGCATCGTGAGCATCGCGCTCGGCTGCTTCGGCATTGCCGAGATCACCAAGAACCTCGACTCCCGCGAGGAACGCTCGCCCTTCAACGGCAAGATCAACCTCATTCCGACCTGGGCCGAGTTCAAGCGGATCATCCCCAGCGCGCTGCGCGGCAGCGTGGTCGGCTCGTTCCTGGGCATCCTGCCCGGCGGCGGCCCCACCATCGCGCAGTTCGCGGCCTACGCGCTGGACAAGAAGGTCAGCAAGTACAAGCACGAGATCGGCACCGGCTGCATCGAGGGCGTGGCCGGCCAGGCCGCAGCCGACGAAGCGGCGGCGCGCACGAGCTTCATCCCGCTGATGAGCATCGGCATTCCCGAGAACGCCGTGATGGCGCTGATGCTGGCGGCCTTCATCATCAAGGGCATCCAGCCCGGGCCGAACATGATCGCGAGCCATCCGGAGCTGTTCTGGGGCCTGGTGGCCAGCATGTGGATCGGCAACGTGTTCCTGCTGGTGCTGAACGTGCCGCTGGTGCGCTACTGGCTGTCGGTGTTCAAGATTCCGTACAGCGTGCTGTTCCCGTCGATCCTGTTCTTCTGCTGCATCGGCACCTACAGCGTCAACAACAACCTGGACGATGTGTTCATCACCGCCGCGTTCGGCTTCATGGGCTACATGTTCATGCGGCTCGAGCTCGACGCCGCGCCGCTGATGCTCGGCTTCATCCTCGGGCCGATGCTCGAGGAGAACTTCCGCCGCGCGATGCTGCTGAGCCGCGGAAGCTTCGGCACTTTCGTGTCGCGTCCCATCAGCGGCACCTTGCTGAGCCTGATCGGCGTCTTCGTCGTGTGGCAGGTGGTTTCGTTCGTGCTGCAGGCCCGAAAGAAGGTCGCCGTTGCGCCGCCCATGGCGCTGGAGCCGCAAGAGTAGCAACCAAAGACGCGGCCATCCGGTCCTCCATCGACGGGGCCGCGCGAATGGAGTGCATCCATGCATGCAGCAACGATCCACTGCGAGCGCGCGCTCATCGGCCTTGGCTTCGCCCGCCTGAGCTGCCCGGGCTCAACCTGCCGCCCGGACTCGCGGACCTCCTGGACCGTACCGAGGTGACCAGCTCGAGGGCCGTGCCCGGCAAGAGGCGCGCCACTGCCGCGACAGAGGTCGCGATCACGCATCCCAAGTCCGGGCTCCCTCCCGCTGGAAGCGGCGCCTGTAGGCTGAAGGCGTGGAGCCCGTGATCTGCCGGAAACGCCGCGCAAAGTGCGTGGGCTCGCCGAAGCCGGTGCTTTCCCCGATTTCAGCGGCCGAGGCCGAGGTAAAGGCCAGCAGCGTCTTCGCCCGCTCGATCCGCCGTTCGGTCACGAGCTCCAGGAAAGTCTTGCCGGTTTCGCTCTTCAGGAGATGGGACAGGTGGGTTGCCGACACATGGCTGGCCCGCGCCGCATCGGCCAGGGTCAGTTCCTGCGCGAGGTTCTGTGTGATGTGGCGGATGCAGCGCAGCACGGCCTGCTTGTACGACTGCAGCGCCATCCCCTGGGCTTCGCAGAGCCGAAACTCTTCCCCGTAGCGCCGCCACACCATGCCGATCAGGTTGAGAAGATGGCTGCGGATCAGCAAGTGGCTTGCGGTTGCTTCGCCTGGGGGCCGCTGCGCCTCCTGCGCCATGCGTTCGCACAGGTCTTGCAGGTGCTGGGTATCGGCGGCGTCGAAACGGAAATCCAGGCAATGCTGGAAGCGGAATGGCGCGAGTTCGGGCGCACGCGAAAGCGGCACTTCCGACAGCTCGAAGACGTCGAGGTCCAGCGACGGCAGCAGATAGTCCTTGCTGATGTTGATGACGTGGAACACGCCATCGGCCGCGTTGGGGATGTAGTGGGCCAGGAACGGCAGCACGAAGCTCACCGTGCCGGGTCTGATGGGCCGCTGGCTGCCGCCGATGTAGTGCAGTGTCTCGCCCCGGGTGTTGACGTAGATCTGGAAATACTCGTGCCGGTGCGGAACCGGGTTCGGCAGGCAGTTGCTCTGGTCGTGGATGCCGAAGTAGGCGCGCTGTGCCCGCGCGGCCATCGTGTAGTTGCGGATGGCAGGGGCACAGCGAGTGGGCAGCGGATCGTCGGAAAGGGTGGCTGTTTGCATGAGAGGGGCCGGATGCAGGATCGCAAGGATTGCACATCTTTGCGCAAGCCTGTGCATTGAGGCGGGTGAAGGTAGTTTCTAGACTCTAGTTCCTCCCATTCCAACCTTCCATAGAGAAGAACCTCATGCCACTCAACACCACGATCGACGTCGCGCAAGCGGCCGAAGCCCTGCAGGTCTCCCCCATCTCCATCGGCATCGTCGGCAGCGATCGGCGCTTTCCCGTGCGGCGCGTGTATTGCGTGGGACGCAACTACCTGGCCCACATCCGGGAGATGAAGGAGGGCGACG
This genomic window from Variovorax sp. V93 contains:
- a CDS encoding winged helix-turn-helix domain-containing protein, whose protein sequence is MTTPAECPLSVALLGTTNERINALHDELVALGYQPILFTNAADFLIAFCMGQRFNLLLLTLHDPSQYKGLPEVCRKFRIPTLLVVEEAQWKLLSSQTLEASWDDIMDFAVLQTRVQELEWRIQALLKKQDAPGQIGWLEGEMTWEDYKFCPESISVEFRGRKIHLTQLEWTFALELFRNIGRVLPREWLLTRVWKSKPRLGTRTVDVCATKVRKKLDLREENGFVLRGIYRQGYQLAHISGEARTAKIAR
- the panD gene encoding aspartate 1-decarboxylase; translation: MFRTLLKSKIHRVAVTDCELHYEGSCAIDEDLLDAANLAENEQVHIWNINNGERFVTYAIRGERGTGIISVNGSAARRASVGDLIIIAAFGLVPEDQVAGYKPKLVFVDGANRIKEERAHIPVQAASGETAMV
- a CDS encoding GreA/GreB family elongation factor, producing MHATIHGERTLTELDFARLNKLPRLNLPPSLADLLDCAEVTSSRAVPGNIVTMCSRVEIVDTHTRRRQTLTISYPEEARPAAGLISVLSPVGTGLLGLKVGDTARWQAPNGEACAAEVAAILFQPEATGDYTT
- a CDS encoding DNA polymerase II; protein product: MTFTELQGFILTRHWRDAPAGTEIEYWLATDAGPRKVVLTSRRSVAFVATRHRAAVQAHLAAMPGVQLRELALKTFQQETVLGVYATHFRQLGRLARTLQAQGIPLLEADVRPHDRYLMERFITAGVRVEGGRAAHATIVDCKLRPAPEYRPVLKVVSLDIETSQHEALYSIALDGTPERVVFMLGEPPPEPGGPMDFSLVYCPSRKAMLDQLNDWFERNDPDVIIGWNVIQFDLRVLQKTADDCGVQLLLGRERRPIEWRTHPGKQGYLFAPTPGRVVIDGIDALKAAVWSFPSFSLETVSQALLGEGKSIGDAYDKMAEIERRYQEDKPALARYNIRDCELVLRIFDKAKLLQFMMERAQTTGLQADHFGGSIAAFSHHYLPRMHRLGYVAPNVGEIASKAYPGGYVMDSKPGFYDSVVVLDYKSLYPSIIRTFLVDPVGLVEGSNAGEPAGLVKGPQGTVFSRDRHCLPAIVTTLWRARDEAKRAKNEPLSQALKLLMNSFAGVLGASECRFFNPKLVSAVTLRGHEMMKLTREFVEQRGYEAIYGDTDSIFVWLRRAHTNEEAHAVAASLAADINGWWTRTLREEQGLESFLEIEVDTHYKKFFMPTIRGSEIGSKKRYAGLSVDAAGQEEMVYRGLEMARSDWTPLARQFQQGLLSRIFQGEPYKAFVTDYARSTLAGAKDDLLIYRKRLRHRLDAYLVNVPPQVRAARIADEHNARIGRPMQYQTGGWIEYVMTRNGPEPLETRHSRIDYEHYLTRQLQPIADAILQPMGESFMALTTSQRGLF
- a CDS encoding diguanylate cyclase, encoding MPSSTDYESLFEFAPMSLWLEDYSGLRQLFDAWRSAGVVDLVAHLNAEPQRVRDCMAQLKVLSVNQSTLTLFGAQSQAELLSRLDSIFRDDMTAPVIHELDQLWRGNLGFGNQTVNYALDGRRLDVHVRVQVLPGHEATWDRVLVSLDDITERVQAERLRLESERYARELFERSPVSLWVEDFSAVKILLDDVRRRGISDFTTFIKVHPEFITRCMREIRVIDVNRETLRMFGAADKDELLENISDIFRDEMHDSFAEQLQDLWNGKMLQQREVINYALTGDLLNIHMQFAVLEDRLATWDLVLVSLIDITARKKAEAYLEYLGKHDVLTQLRNRAFFSEELNRLSRKGPWPVSVLVIDMNGLKPVNDEEGHAAGDALLRRVGEVLSKAVDEPGWPARIGGDEFAVVLPKTDERGAEAIRDRIASMLDLNNQFYAGQSGRLLSLAVGVATCEAGDLLDAALQRADRAMYEEKARHYRDSGAERRRD
- a CDS encoding MFS transporter produces the protein MSAAPSPSPRTGLARLLPAGVSADALPLLAARGLRAFGDGYMAVLLPAYLLSIGLGTLEVGIVSTATMLGSALATLAVGAWGYRFAGGRLLRGAALLMAATGLGFAGLSSFWPLLVVALVGTLNPSSGDVSVFLPLEHARLAAAAQGHARTALFARYSLLGALCAAMGALAAAVPDWLVRHSHFARPDALRGMFAVYAAIGLAVFWLYRKLPDHAGVHEAGSAPVAPAPLGPSRRVVVRLAALFSVDAFAGGLMVNALMSLWLLERFGFSLTQAGVFFFWTGLLGAASQLAAPVVARRIGLLNTMVFTHLPANVCLVLAALAPSLPIALGLLMVRSALSSMDVPTRTAYVMAVVTPPERSAAASFTAVPRSLAAAISPTLSGALFAAGWISLPLVACGLLKICYDLALWRAMRRDRLDAE
- a CDS encoding tripartite tricarboxylate transporter TctB family protein; the encoded protein is MAIALAFGLTALRYPIGDLSRAGAGLFPAMVSGLLLLIGVSTVVRSFLVEPVKLDLHFKNIALILTSLCGFALISMYLNMIAGIVFMVFCSAFAGSSNSWVRNLKISAGLIAMALALQKLLGLNLPLF